In a genomic window of Gadus macrocephalus chromosome 9, ASM3116895v1:
- the gtf2h1 gene encoding general transcription factor IIH subunit 1: MASLSEEVLLVLKKVRQRKQDGTLYLMAERIAWGPEGKDRFTVSHLYSDIRCQKISPDGKAKIQLQLVLHTGESSTFHFSNDSSALTDREAAKDLLQQLLPKFKKKANKELEEKNRMLQEDPVLFQLYKDLVVSQVISAEEFWANRMSTTNTENTLSDKKQDVGISAAFLADIRPQTDGCNGLRYNLTPDIIESIFRTYPAVQQKYGENVPHNLTEKEFWTRFFQSHYFHRDRISTGALDIFSECAKQDEKGLKSMVVQGVKNPLVNLLSLEDKTIEEGYGFSAAASTSNPNRTGKENSNSAIIKRFNHHSAMILAAGSRRGDAPNDQASETSSTDGNSRDSDLFQPPIKKVKLQEAIDYLDLQREDGPKTVALNLKKSDRYAHGPVPLESQKYTTSQDIINSITCIRHEMANYVPNLAQVLTSSAVSSAIAALSPGGVLMQTGTQQAINQMVPSEVQGELKHLYIAAGELLRHFWTCFPVNSPFLEEKVVKMRSNLERFQMTKLRPFQEKVQRQYLSANITGHLEEMLQTAYNKLHAWQTRRMMRKI; encoded by the exons ATGGCCTCGCTGTCCGAGGAGGTGCTCCTGGTGCTGAAGAAGGTCCGACAGAGGAAGCAGGACGGTACGCTGTACCTAATGGCGGAGCGCATCGCCTGGGGCCCCGAGGGCAAGGACCGGTTCACCGTCAGCCACTTGTATTCAGATATCCGCT GTCAGAAGATCAGTCCAGATGGGAAAGCCAAAATCCAGCTCCAGCTTGTGCTTCACACTGGGGAGAGCAGCACATTCCACTTCTCCAACGATAGCAGTGCCCTCACGGACCGGGAAGCTGCCAAGGACCTTCTGCAACAGCTGCTGCCCAAGTTTAAGAAGAAGGCCAATAAGGAACTGGAGGAGAAGAATAG AATGCTGCAAGAAGACCCGGTACTTTTCCAACTGTACAAGGACCTGGTGGTCAGCCAAGTGATCAGCGCTGAGGAGTTCTGGGCCAACCGGATGAGCACGACCAACACGGAGAACACTCTGTCCGACAAGAAGCAGGATGTGGGCATATCTGCAGCCTTCCTA GCCGATATCAGACCTCAGACAGACGGCTGCAATGGCCTGAGGTACAACCTGACGCCTGACATCATCGAGTCCATCTTCCGAACATACCCAGCAG TGCAACAGAAGTACGGTGAGAACGTGCCTCACAACCTCACTGAGAAGGAGTTCTGGACGCGCTTCTTTCAGTCCCACTACTTCCATCGAGACCGCATCAGTACGGGCGCCCTGGACATCTTCTCAGAGTGCGCGAAGCAGGATGAAAAGG GTCTGAAATCGATGGTGGTGCAAGGTGTAAAGAATCCGCTGGTGAACCTCCTGTCATTGGAGGATAAAACAATAGAAGAG GGCTATGGCTTTTCCGCAGCTGCTTCTACATCCAATCCCAACAGGACCGGTAAGGAGAACAGCAACTCTGCCATCATAAAGCGTTTCAACCATCACAGTGCCATGATACTTGCCGCCGGCTCGCGGAGAGg TGATGCGCCAAACGACCAAGCTAGCGAGACTAGCAGTACAGACGGAAACTCCAGGGATTCTGATCTCTTCCAGCCCCCCATTAAAAAG GTGAAGTTACAAGAAGCCATCGATTATTTGGATCTTCAAAGAGAAGATGGACCAAAAACCGTGGCATTGAACCTTAAAAAATCAGACAG GTATGCCCATGGTCCTGTGCCACTTGAGTCTCAAAAGTACACCACCAGTCAGGACATCATCAACTCTATCACCTGTATTCGACACGAGATGGCCAACTACGTACCAAACCTAGCTCAG GTGTTAACCAGCAGTGCTGTGAGTTCTGCCATCGCTGCTCTGTCTCCAGGAGGAGTCTTAATGCAGACAGGCACGCAGCAAGCCATAAACC AGATGGTGCCCAGTGAGGTTCAGGGAGAGTTGAAACATCTGTACATCGCTGCTGGGGAGCTGTTGCGACACTTTTGGACATGTTTTCCTGTAAACTCTCCCTTCTTAGAGGAGAAG GTGGTCAAAATGCGGTCTAACCTGGAGAGATTCCAGATGACCAAACTGCGGCCCTTTCAAGAGAAGGTCCAACGACAGTATTTAAGTGCCAAT ATTACCGGCCACTTGGAGGAGATGTTGCAAACGGCCTACAACAAATTACACGCCTGGCAAACACGCCGGATGATGAGAAAGATCTGA